The following coding sequences are from one Archocentrus centrarchus isolate MPI-CPG fArcCen1 chromosome 4, fArcCen1, whole genome shotgun sequence window:
- the LOC115779054 gene encoding dimethylaniline monooxygenase [N-oxide-forming] 5-like → MVQSVAIIGAGSSGLICIKTCVDEGLEPVCFESSDDIGGLWNFKETPEPEQSGIYHSLVVNTSKEMMCFSDFPMPADYPNYMHNSQLLQYLRLYAEHFDLLRYIKFQTTVKRVSQRPDFSLSGQWDIVTINSNGEEERHIFDAVLVCSGHYTHPVLPLTDFQGHETFSGRCLHSWEYKDADVFRGKRVVVVGIGNSGGDIAVQISRSAKKTFLSTRQGAWVVGKMSTSGLPIDMAGIKRINNILNWLLPNTLVNWAVERALNKKYDHRLYGLKPKHRPMDRKLLINDDLPGQILQGALAMKHNLKGFKDSGVVFEDGTVEENIDAVVFCTGYVAKFPFLPSTLSGPNEEVTLYKRLFPPSLQHPTLAIMGLFQLKGPIMPTVEMQARWAVRVFLGLSRLPSKEKMLDVIESERRKNMQSYPCPKKAALQVDYISYLDFMAGEVGVRPKLLRLFLSDPMLWAKVFFGPCTPFQYRLSGPGNWPGARQAILTQWERVAQPFRTREVPEKTSRFALCSLLLLIFAGTVIMAVLLSRNKI, encoded by the exons ATGGTTCAAAGTGTGGCAATAATTGGAGCAGGCAGTTCTGGTCTGATCTGTATCAAGACCTGTGTGGATGAGGGGCTCGAGCCCGTCTGCTTTGAAAGCAGTGATGACATTGGGGGCCTGTGGAATTTTAAG GAGACACCTGAGCCAGAGCAATCCGGCATCTACCACTCCTTGGTGGTAAATACCTCCAAAGAAATGATGTGTTTCAGTGACTTTCCCATGCCTGCTGACTATCCAAACTACATGCATAACTCCCAGCTTCTGCAGTACCTCAGGCTCTATGCTGAACATTTTGACCTGCTCAGATACATTAAGTTTCAG ACCACAGTGAAGCGTGTTTCACAAAGGCCAGATTTCTCTCTGTCCGGTCAGTGGGACATAGTGACCATAAACAGCAATGGAGAGGAAGAACGGCACATCTTTGATGCCGTTCTGGTGTGCTCAGGTCACTACACCCATCCAGTCTTACCGTTGACTGACTTTCAAG GGCATGAAACTTTTTCTGGCAGGTGTCTTCACAGCTGGGAATATAAAGATGCAGATGTCTTCAGAGGAAagagggtggtggtggttggcATTGGCAATTCTGGAGGAGATATTGCTGTGCAGATTAGCAGATCTGCCAAGAAg ACCTTTCTCAGTACACGCCAAGGGGCCTGGGTAGTTGGCAAGATGTCCACCAGTGGTCTTCCTATCGACATGGCAGGAATTAAGAGGATCAACAATATCCTCAACTGGCTGCTACCcaacactttggtcaactgGGCAGTAGAGAGAGCACTGAACAAAAAATATGACCACAGATTGTACGGtctaaaaccaaaacacag ACCTATGGATAGAAAGCTTTTGATCAATGACGATCTCCCTGGCCAAATCCTTCAGGGGGCACTAGCCATGAAGCACAATCTGAAAGGGTTCAAGGACTCAGGAGTTGTATTTGAAGATGGCACAGTGGAGGAGAACATTGATGCTGTGGTGTTTTGCACAGGTTATGTTGCAAAGTTCCCATTCCTGCCCTCAACTCTGTCAGGACCCAATGAAGAGGTGACACTGTACAA gaGACTGTTTCCTCCTTCCCTGCAACATCCCACACTGGCCATCATGGGACTTTTCCAATTAAAAGGTCCAATCATGCCTACAGTAGAAATGCAGGCACGGTGGGCTGTTAGGGTCTTTTTAG GTCTGAGTCGTCTTCCATCGAAGGAGAAAATGCTGGATGTCATTGAGtctgaaaggaggaaaaacatgcaaag ctATCCCTGTCCAAAAAAGGCTGCTCTACAGGTAGATTACATCTCATATCTGGATTTTATGGCTGGGGAG GTAGGTGTTCGACCAAAACTCCTGAGACTTTTTCTGAGCGATCCTATGCTCTGGGCAAAGGTCTTCTTTGGTCCCTGCACTCCTTTTCAGTATCGTCTCAGTGGACCTGGAAACTGGCCCGGTGCCAGACAAGCTATCCTCACTCAGTGGGAGCGAGTTGCTCAGCCATTCAGAACTAGAGAAGTACCAGAGAAGACCAGCAGATTTGCTTTGTGCTCTCTATTGCTGCTCATATTTGCAGGAACTGTGATCATGGCTGTGCTTCTGTCCAGAAACAAGATCTGA
- the LOC115778898 gene encoding dimethylaniline monooxygenase [N-oxide-forming] 5-like isoform X1 — protein sequence MLQKVAVIGAGPSGLTSTKACLDEGLEPTCFESSNDIGGLWRSKEKPEPGRANIYKSVVINSSKEMMSFSDFPPPADLPNNMHHSEILLYLRLYTQTFNLLQHIHFQTTVVSVRQRPNFEVTGQWEVETESREGQRERHVFDAVMVCTGHFTQPHLPLRDFPGIETFQGKYFHSWDYRSAEGLEGKRVVVIGIGNSGGDIAVEISRVAEKVYLSTRSGAWVVGRVGPGGLPADLVGSSRMDALIRKIFPSWTNRRLEKRLNQALDHKLYGLKPNHGFFAQIPVVNDDLPARIISGRVVVKPNVREFCGSSVVFVDDTIDKVDVVVFATGYNYSFPFLPSALQAKCGYRLQLYKHVFPPALTCPTLAVVGFIHGFGAINPLAEMQARWATRVFKGLIALPTSKNMMAEIEKDTRTMHQKFACSERNPLQVDYIPYLDSLAEEVGVRPNILWLFFKDPTLALQLFLGPSTPYQYRLTGPGKWAGARRAILTQWDRVFQPFRTRVVSEPKPETRFSSNLSIMILSGAVLLCCVFYNKHHLCSCFSAPSFLRSLQETMG from the exons ATGCTTCAGAAGGTGGCAGTGATCGGTGCAGGTCCCTCTGGCCTGACCAGCACCAAAGCCTGTTTGGATGAAGGTCTGGAGCCCACATGCTTTGAGAGCAGCAATGACATCGGAGGTCTTTGGAGATCTAAG GAGAAGCCGGAGCCAGGACGGGCCAATATCTATAAGTCAGTTGTTATCAACAGCTCCAAAGAAATGATGTCTTTCAGTGACTTCCCCCCTCCCGCTGACCTCCCTAACAACATGCACCACTCTGAAATCCTGCTGTATCTGCGTCTGTACACTCAGACCTTTAACCTGCTGCAACACATACACTTCCAG acTACTGTGGTCAGTGTAAGGCAGAGACCAAATTTTGAAGTGACCGGTCAATGGGAGGTGGAGACGGAGAGCAGAGAGGGTCAGAGGGAGAGACATGTTTTTGATGCAGTGATGGTTTGCACTGGACATTTCACCCAGCCTCACCTGCCACTCAGAGACTTCCCAG GTATTGAGACCTTCCAAGGcaaatatttccacagctgggACTACCGCAGTGCTGAGGGTCTGGAGGGGAAAAGGGTGGTGGTCATTGGAATTGGGAACTCTGGAGGTGATATTGCCGTAGAGATCAGTAGAGTTGCTGAGAAG GTGTACCTCAGTACCAGGAGTGGAGCATGGGTTGTTGGCCGTGTGGGACCAGGGGGACTTCCAGCAGATCTTGTTGGTTCCTCTCGTATGGATGCGCTGATACGAAAGATCTTCCCCTCATGGACCAACAGGAGGTTGGAGAAGAGATTGAATCAAGCGCTGGACCACAAATTATATGGCCTGAAACCAAATCATGG TTTTTTTGCACAGATTCCTGTAGTGAATGATGACTTGCCAGCTCGGATCATCTCAGGTCGTGTTGTGGTGAAACCAAACGTGAGAGAGTTCTGTGGGTCCAGTGTGGTTTTTGTTGATGACACCATAGACAAG GTGGATGTGGTTGTGTTTGCGACAGGTTACAATTACAGCTTCCCTTTCCTGCCCTCAGCTCTTCAGGCTAAATGTGGTTACAGGCTGCAACTCTACAAACACGTGTTCCCTCCTGCACTGACCTGCCCTACACTGGCAGTAGTGGGCTTCATACATGGCTTTGGAGCTATTAACCCTCTGGCTGAGATGCAAGCACGCTGGGCTACAAGAGTGTTTAAAG GTTTAATTGCCCTCCCCACATCGAAGAATATGATGGCGGAAATTGAGAAAGACACAAGAACCATGCATCAGAA GTTTGCATGCTCAGAACGTAACCCACTGCAAGTGGACTACATCCCTTACCTGGACTCTCTGGCTGAAGAGGTGGGGGTTAGGCCAAATATACTGTGGCTCTTTTTTAAGGATCCAACATTGGCACTGCAACTTTTTCTAGGACCCTCCACACCGTACCAGTACCGTCTGACTGGACCAGGAAAGTGGGCTGGAGCCCGTCGGGCAATCCTCACTCAGTGGGACCGGGTATTTCAGCCTTTCAGGACCAGAGTAGTATCAGAACCAAAGCCAGAGACCAGATTCTCTTCTAACCTGAGCATAATGATTCTCTCAGGAGCtgttctgttgtgttgtgtCTTCTACAATAAACACCATTTGTGCTCTTGCTTCTCTGCTCCTTCATTCCTCAGATCTCTTCAGGAAACCATGGGGTAA
- the LOC115778898 gene encoding dimethylaniline monooxygenase [N-oxide-forming] 5-like isoform X2 has product MKKRRHVQRGGSSKQYEKPEPGRANIYKSVVINSSKEMMSFSDFPPPADLPNNMHHSEILLYLRLYTQTFNLLQHIHFQTTVVSVRQRPNFEVTGQWEVETESREGQRERHVFDAVMVCTGHFTQPHLPLRDFPGIETFQGKYFHSWDYRSAEGLEGKRVVVIGIGNSGGDIAVEISRVAEKVYLSTRSGAWVVGRVGPGGLPADLVGSSRMDALIRKIFPSWTNRRLEKRLNQALDHKLYGLKPNHGFFAQIPVVNDDLPARIISGRVVVKPNVREFCGSSVVFVDDTIDKVDVVVFATGYNYSFPFLPSALQAKCGYRLQLYKHVFPPALTCPTLAVVGFIHGFGAINPLAEMQARWATRVFKGLIALPTSKNMMAEIEKDTRTMHQKFACSERNPLQVDYIPYLDSLAEEVGVRPNILWLFFKDPTLALQLFLGPSTPYQYRLTGPGKWAGARRAILTQWDRVFQPFRTRVVSEPKPETRFSSNLSIMILSGAVLLCCVFYNKHHLCSCFSAPSFLRSLQETMG; this is encoded by the exons atgaaaaaaagaagacacgTTCAGAGAGGAGGGAGCTCTAAGCAGTAT GAGAAGCCGGAGCCAGGACGGGCCAATATCTATAAGTCAGTTGTTATCAACAGCTCCAAAGAAATGATGTCTTTCAGTGACTTCCCCCCTCCCGCTGACCTCCCTAACAACATGCACCACTCTGAAATCCTGCTGTATCTGCGTCTGTACACTCAGACCTTTAACCTGCTGCAACACATACACTTCCAG acTACTGTGGTCAGTGTAAGGCAGAGACCAAATTTTGAAGTGACCGGTCAATGGGAGGTGGAGACGGAGAGCAGAGAGGGTCAGAGGGAGAGACATGTTTTTGATGCAGTGATGGTTTGCACTGGACATTTCACCCAGCCTCACCTGCCACTCAGAGACTTCCCAG GTATTGAGACCTTCCAAGGcaaatatttccacagctgggACTACCGCAGTGCTGAGGGTCTGGAGGGGAAAAGGGTGGTGGTCATTGGAATTGGGAACTCTGGAGGTGATATTGCCGTAGAGATCAGTAGAGTTGCTGAGAAG GTGTACCTCAGTACCAGGAGTGGAGCATGGGTTGTTGGCCGTGTGGGACCAGGGGGACTTCCAGCAGATCTTGTTGGTTCCTCTCGTATGGATGCGCTGATACGAAAGATCTTCCCCTCATGGACCAACAGGAGGTTGGAGAAGAGATTGAATCAAGCGCTGGACCACAAATTATATGGCCTGAAACCAAATCATGG TTTTTTTGCACAGATTCCTGTAGTGAATGATGACTTGCCAGCTCGGATCATCTCAGGTCGTGTTGTGGTGAAACCAAACGTGAGAGAGTTCTGTGGGTCCAGTGTGGTTTTTGTTGATGACACCATAGACAAG GTGGATGTGGTTGTGTTTGCGACAGGTTACAATTACAGCTTCCCTTTCCTGCCCTCAGCTCTTCAGGCTAAATGTGGTTACAGGCTGCAACTCTACAAACACGTGTTCCCTCCTGCACTGACCTGCCCTACACTGGCAGTAGTGGGCTTCATACATGGCTTTGGAGCTATTAACCCTCTGGCTGAGATGCAAGCACGCTGGGCTACAAGAGTGTTTAAAG GTTTAATTGCCCTCCCCACATCGAAGAATATGATGGCGGAAATTGAGAAAGACACAAGAACCATGCATCAGAA GTTTGCATGCTCAGAACGTAACCCACTGCAAGTGGACTACATCCCTTACCTGGACTCTCTGGCTGAAGAGGTGGGGGTTAGGCCAAATATACTGTGGCTCTTTTTTAAGGATCCAACATTGGCACTGCAACTTTTTCTAGGACCCTCCACACCGTACCAGTACCGTCTGACTGGACCAGGAAAGTGGGCTGGAGCCCGTCGGGCAATCCTCACTCAGTGGGACCGGGTATTTCAGCCTTTCAGGACCAGAGTAGTATCAGAACCAAAGCCAGAGACCAGATTCTCTTCTAACCTGAGCATAATGATTCTCTCAGGAGCtgttctgttgtgttgtgtCTTCTACAATAAACACCATTTGTGCTCTTGCTTCTCTGCTCCTTCATTCCTCAGATCTCTTCAGGAAACCATGGGGTAA